The following are encoded together in the Penaeus monodon isolate SGIC_2016 chromosome 44, NSTDA_Pmon_1, whole genome shotgun sequence genome:
- the LOC119568552 gene encoding zinc finger protein 568-like: MRELRSGQEKRKARVDITFYCRTKRLLTVQAANIRSGGKFKLKEIRSHRQTNCRRPNCVNGHKSFWCNWVKNKEKCSEEPRETKRPFPGVSCLHCCAGKYACSQAAAGRVMMSFLGDGMPSAPFTGKEIVGTGVRVKEELSEDVTEDTCLEIKEEPLDYGDEPRNEVCNKNVIRENLLLHNPLDLRYESYAKYSCNLVQDGNAMSKVPFGVKDCGKTCSSDEVQVMYEERLKEDTQLKLESTRKCFACQVCGKELSKESHIRIHMRVHTKEKPYNFDICNKTFPSKSDLERHESCEICNNTFSWKKNLLRHMRTHTKEKPYSCEICNKAFSERGNLVAHIRVHTKEKPYCCEICNKAFSYKGSLEIHMRRHRKEKTYSCEICNKAFYLKSHVVTHMRTNTRHRDESMMSKGLLLMYF, encoded by the exons ATGAGGGAATTACGTTCGGGACAGGAGAAGCGTAAGGCTCGTGTGGatattacgttttactgtagaaCCAAAAGGCTCCTCACAGTACAGGCAGCGAACATAAGGTCCGGTGGCAAATTTA AACTCAAGGAAATAAGGTCGCACAGGCAGACTAATTGCCGAAGACCCAACTGCGTCAATGGCCATAAATCGTTCTGGTGCAACTGGGTTAA gaataaggaaaaatgcAGCGAGGAACCAAGAGAAACCAAGCGACCGTTCCCTGGGGTGAGTTGCCTGCATTGCTGCGCAGGGAAATACGCGTGTAGTCAGGCAGCAGCTGGAAG ggtgatgatgagtttCCTCGGTGACGGCATGCCTTCGGCCCCATTCACGGGTAAAGAAATAGTCGGCACGGGAGTCCGCGTCAAAGAAGAGCTCAGCGAAGATGTCACCGAAGATACATGCCTGGAAATAAAGGAGGAACCACTTGATTATGGAGATGAACCGAGAAATGAAGTGTGTAACAAGAATGTAATACGTGAAAATCTTCTCCTTCATAATCCTCTTGATCTCAGATATGAATCATATGCAAAATACtcatgtaacttggttcaggatgGTAATGCTATGTCAAAAGTGCCCTTTGGGGTTAAGGACTGTGGGAAGACGTGTTCATCAGATGAGGTTCAAGTGATGTATGAGGAAAGACTGAAGGAGGATACACAACTAAAATTGGAATCCACAAGGAAATGTTTTGCATGTCAGGTGTGTGGCAAGGAATTGTCTAAAGAGAGTCACATCAGGATTCACATGAGAGtccacacaaaggagaagccatacaacttTGATATTTGCAATAAGACATTCCCATCCAAAAGTGATCTTGAAAGGCACGAGAGCTGCGAGATTTGCAACAATACATTCTCATGGAAAAAGAATCTGTTGAGGCacatgagaacacatacaaaggagaagccatacagctgtgagatttgcaataaggccttctctgAGAGAGGTAACCTAGTAGCGCACATTAGAGTACACACCAAGGAGAAACCATactgctgtgagatttgcaacaaggccttctcataTAAAGGTAGTCTAGAGATTCATATGAGAAGGCATAGAAAGGAGAagacatacagctgtgaaatttgcaataaggccttctattTGAAAAGCCATGTAGTAACCCacatgaga ACTAACACAAGGCACAGAGACGAAAGCATGATGTCAAAAGGCTTATTGCTT ATGTATTTCTAA